The DNA sequence CACGCATGGTGCAGCCGGTGGGCCTCGCCGCCGACTACTTCGAGCGCATCCACGCCATGGAGTTCGCCGTCGCCAACGACGACGGGAACCTGACCGACTCGCTGACCGAGGCCGAGATCGTGCTGGTCGGAGCCTCGCGCACGGGCAAGACGCCGCTGTCGATGTACCTGGGCTACCTCGGCTACCGCACCGCCAACGTGCCGCTGGTGACCGGGGTGGCGCCGCCGCCCGAGCTGTTCGAGGCCGACCCGTGGAAGGTCGTCGGCCTGACGATCGACCCCGAACGGCTGCTCGCCATCCGGCGCCGACGCGTGGACCTCATGGGCGCGGGCGGCCTGCCCGTGGCCGGGGCCCAGGGCGGGCGCCTGGGCGGATACGCGGACCTGGTCGGCATCTTCGACGAGCTCGACGAGGTCAAGCGCATCCAGCGCCGGCTCGGCTGCCCGGTGTTGGACACCACCGCGCTCGCGCTCGAGGAGGCCGCCGGCCGGGTCATCGAGCTGGTCACCGCACGCCGTCGTGCGCTCGCCGCGCACGCCCCGAACCCCACTCCCCCCGACTCCGCTCCCCCCGCACGCCCGCTACCGGAAGGACAGGATCGATGACCGCATCGGCCACCCCCACCACCCCCGCCACAGCGGCTCCGGACCACGGCTACGTCTACGACTTCGCCGAAGGCGACGCAGGCATGAAGTCCCTGCTCGGCGGCAAGGGCGCCGGCCTCGCCGAGATGACGCGCATCGGCGTGCCCGTCCCGGACGGCTTCACGGTCACCACGCAGGCGTGCGTGGCCACGATGCAGGCCGACGGCGTCTGGCCCGAGGCCCTGTGGGCGCAGATCGAGGCCCGCCTCGACGCGCTCGAGCGGCGCACCGGACGCACGCTCGGCGGCGGCGAGCGTCCGCTGCTGGTCTCGGTCCGCTCGGGCTCGGTGTTCTCGATGCCCGGCATGATGGACACCATCCTCAACCTCGGCATCAGCGACGACGCCGCCGCGGCCCTGGCCGCCGAGACCGGCAACGCGCGCTTCGCCTGGGACTCCTACCGCCGGTTCGTGCAGATGTACGGCGAGGTCGTCGAAGGCGTGCCCGCGCACGCGTTCGAGGACGAGCTCACCGCGCTCAAGCACCGTCGCGGCGCGGGGCTGGACACCGACCTGAGCGTCGACGACCTGCGCGAGCTCGTGGCGACCTTCCGCCGCGTGGCGCGCGCGAACGGCGCCGACATCCCCACCGACCCGCGCGAGCAGCTGCGCCGCTCGGTGGGCGCCGTCTTCGCCTCCTGGGACAACCCGCGCGCCCGGGTGTACCGCGGCCTGAACAACATCTCCGACGACCTCGGCACCGCCGTCAACATCCAGCAGATGGTGTTCGGCAACCGCGGCGAGTCGTCCGCGACGGGCGTCGCGTTCACGCGCAACCCGTCGACCGGGGCCAAGGAGCTCTACGGCGAGTTCCTGGTCAACGCCCAGGGCGAGGACGTCGTCGCCGGCATCCGCACGCCGCGCCCGCTGGCCGAGCTCGAGTCGGTGCTGCCCGAGGCGTACGGCCAGTTCATCGACACCATGGCGCTGCTCGAGAGCCACTACGGCGACATGCAGGACATCGAGTTCACCATCGAGGAGGGCAAGCTCTACCTGCTGCAGACCCGCAACGGCAAGCGCACCGCCGCGGCCGCCCTCAAGGTCGCGCGCGACATGGTCGACGAGGGCGTGATCGACCGCGCCACCGCGCTGCGCCGCATCGAGCCCGAGCAGCTCGACCAGCTCCTGCACCCGGGCCTCGACCCCGCGCACACGGCCACCCCGGTCACGCGCGGCCTCAACGCCTCGCCCGGCGCGGCCGTCGGACGCCTCGTGTTCGACGCCGACACGGCCGCCGAGCGCGGCAAGGCCGGCGACGCCGTCGTGCTGGTGCGCTGGGAGACCACGCCCGACGACATCCACGGCGTCGTCGCGGCGCAGGGCGTGCTGACCGCGCACGGCGGCATGACGTCGCACGCCGCCGTCGTCGCGCGCGGCATGGGCAAGCCGTGCGTCGCGGGCGCCGGCGAGCTGCAGATCGACGCCGCGGCCCGCACCGTCACCATCGGCAAGACCGTGCTGACCGAGGCCGACACCGTGACGCTCGACGGCTCGACCGGCAACGTGTACCTCGGGGCGCTCGACCTGGTGCCGCCGCAGATCACCGACGACTTCCGCGAGGTGCTCGGCTGGGCCGACGAGGTGCGCCGCCTGGGGGTGCGAGCCAACGCCGACACCGGCCCCGACGCCGCCAAGGCGCGCGAGCTGGGCGCCGAGGGCATCGGCCTGTGCCGCACCGAGCACATGTTCATGGCCGCCGACCGGCTGCCGGTCGTGCAGCGCATGATCCTCGCGTCCGACGCCGAGGCCCGGGGCGCCGCCCTCGCCGACCTGCTGCCCATGCAGCAGAGCGACTTCGACGAGATCTTCGCGGCCATGACCGGGCTGCCGGTCACCATCCGGCTCATCGACCCGCCGCTGCACGAGTTCCTGCCCGACCTGGTCGAGCAGTCGCTGCTGGTGCAGCGGCTCGAGGCCGCGGGCGCCGGGGCGCCGCCGTCGGACGAGCTGGTCGCGGCGCGCACGCTGCTCGCGCACGTCAAGCGGCTGCACGAGATGAACCCGATGCTCGGCACGCGCGGTGTGCGGCTGTCGCTGCTGTACCCGGAGATCTGCGTCATGCAGACGCGCGCGATCATCCGGGCCGCGATCGCGGTGCTCGGGCGCGGGCTCGACCCGCACGTCGAGATCATGGTGCCGCTCGTGGGCTTCGCCGAGGAGCTGCGCCGCATGCGCGAGGTCATCGTCCGCACGGCCGACGAGGAGATCGCCGCGGCGGGTGTGGCGCTCGACTACACCGTGGGCACCATGATCGAGCTGCCGCGCGCGGCCCTCACGGCCGACCGGGTCGCCGAGCACGCCGACTTCTTCTCCTTCGGCACCAACGACCTGACGCAGACCGCCGTCGGCATCTCGCGCGACGACGCCGAGGGCTCGTTCCTCGCCTCGTACCTGGAGGCGGGCATCGTGCCGGCCAACCCGTTCGCGTCGATCGACGCCGAGGGCGTGGCCGAGCTGGTGCGCATCGGCGTGACCAAGGGCCGGTCGACCAAGCCGGGGCTCAAGACGGGGGTGTGCGGCGAGCACGGCGGCGACCCGGCCAGCATCGCGATCTTCGACGCGATCGGGCTGGACTACGTCTCGTGCAGCCCGTACCGCGTCCCCCTGGCCCGCCTCGCCGCAGCCCGCACCACGCTGGGCGGCTGACGCCCGGGCGTCTGGTCGTCGGTTTGTGGTCTGGTCGTCGGATGGGAACGACGACCAGACCGCGAGCCGACGACCAGACCGCGCGGCCTTCGCCGCCGCCGCGTTAGCCGCGCAGGGGGAGGGTGAGGGTCGTCGCGCCGGTGGGGGTGACCGTGATCGGCACGCCCCAGTCCTGTTGGGCCAGGTGGCACGCGGGGAACTCGCCCTCGGCGTCGCAGCTCGCGGCCTTGGCGGTCACGTGCAGAACGCCCTCGCCGATGGCCGGGTTGACCACCAGGTCGCGCAGCAGATCGGTGCCCGTGCCCTCTCCCGCGAGCAGCAGCTCGGGCGGCGTGGCGCTGACCTGCAACGACGCGGACGGCCCCCAGCGGTCGTCGAGCTTCTGCCCCGGCGCCGGCACGAACGGCACCTCCAGGCGCAACGCCCCGGGCCCGACGGCGGTGGCCGGGCGCTGCGTGCGGCGCGCGCCGCCGTCGAGCACCTCGCCCGCGAGCGACGCGGGCAGCGCGATCCGCGTGAGCCGGTGCGCCGCAGACTCGACGACCAGCAGGCGGACGCTCGCCTGGCCCGCCCCGGCCTGCCCGTCGGCGCCCGAGTCGACCTCGACCAGCACGTCGGACGGTTCGGCCAAGCCCGTCGCGATGGTCGTGACCTGCCCGGACAGCGGGTCGTAGCGGCGCAGCGCCCCGTTGTAGGTGTCGGCGACGACGGCGGAGCCGTCGGGCAGCGTGGCCACGCCGAGCGGGTGTTGCAGCAGCGCCTGGCCGGCGTCGCCGTCACGGTGGCCGAAGTCGAAAAGCCCCTGCCCG is a window from the Xylanimonas ulmi genome containing:
- a CDS encoding pyruvate, water dikinase regulatory protein, with amino-acid sequence MTAPGRVVDIHVVADSTGDTGARVARAVQAQYPDLEVVVVRHPRIHDAAGVDDAIAALREAPGAAVVFCTVVDITLHDRVEAACRELAVPFADLMAPALDAVIARTGRHPARMVQPVGLAADYFERIHAMEFAVANDDGNLTDSLTEAEIVLVGASRTGKTPLSMYLGYLGYRTANVPLVTGVAPPPELFEADPWKVVGLTIDPERLLAIRRRRVDLMGAGGLPVAGAQGGRLGGYADLVGIFDELDEVKRIQRRLGCPVLDTTALALEEAAGRVIELVTARRRALAAHAPNPTPPDSAPPARPLPEGQDR
- the ppdK gene encoding pyruvate, phosphate dikinase; this encodes MTASATPTTPATAAPDHGYVYDFAEGDAGMKSLLGGKGAGLAEMTRIGVPVPDGFTVTTQACVATMQADGVWPEALWAQIEARLDALERRTGRTLGGGERPLLVSVRSGSVFSMPGMMDTILNLGISDDAAAALAAETGNARFAWDSYRRFVQMYGEVVEGVPAHAFEDELTALKHRRGAGLDTDLSVDDLRELVATFRRVARANGADIPTDPREQLRRSVGAVFASWDNPRARVYRGLNNISDDLGTAVNIQQMVFGNRGESSATGVAFTRNPSTGAKELYGEFLVNAQGEDVVAGIRTPRPLAELESVLPEAYGQFIDTMALLESHYGDMQDIEFTIEEGKLYLLQTRNGKRTAAAALKVARDMVDEGVIDRATALRRIEPEQLDQLLHPGLDPAHTATPVTRGLNASPGAAVGRLVFDADTAAERGKAGDAVVLVRWETTPDDIHGVVAAQGVLTAHGGMTSHAAVVARGMGKPCVAGAGELQIDAAARTVTIGKTVLTEADTVTLDGSTGNVYLGALDLVPPQITDDFREVLGWADEVRRLGVRANADTGPDAAKARELGAEGIGLCRTEHMFMAADRLPVVQRMILASDAEARGAALADLLPMQQSDFDEIFAAMTGLPVTIRLIDPPLHEFLPDLVEQSLLVQRLEAAGAGAPPSDELVAARTLLAHVKRLHEMNPMLGTRGVRLSLLYPEICVMQTRAIIRAAIAVLGRGLDPHVEIMVPLVGFAEELRRMREVIVRTADEEIAAAGVALDYTVGTMIELPRAALTADRVAEHADFFSFGTNDLTQTAVGISRDDAEGSFLASYLEAGIVPANPFASIDAEGVAELVRIGVTKGRSTKPGLKTGVCGEHGGDPASIAIFDAIGLDYVSCSPYRVPLARLAAARTTLGG